Within Ipomoea triloba cultivar NCNSP0323 chromosome 9, ASM357664v1, the genomic segment TCAATGCCCCTGTGTCGAACAGTGAACCCAAGGAACTTTCCAGCAGCAACCCCAAAAGCACATTTCAAGGGGTTCATTTTGAGTTGAAATTTTCGCAGGCGATCAAAAACTTTTCTTAAATGCCCCAAGTGATCTGCGCGAAGTTTTGACTTCACAACCAAGTCATCAACGTAGCATTCTACCATTTTATGAAGCATGTCATCAAATATAGTCTGCATAGCCCTTTGGTATGTAGCCCCTGCGTTTTTCAAACCAAAGGGGATCACTTTGTAACAATAGATGCCTTTTGGCGTTCGAAACGCCGTCAACTCCTCATCTTCTGGCGCCATGCGAATTTGATTGTAACCAGAGGAGCCATCCATGAATGACATGATTTCATGTCCAGTTACAGCATCTATCATCAGCTCCGTGATGGGGAGTGGGAAGTCGTCTTTCGGGCAAGCAACATTAAGGTCCCGAAAGTCCACGCATACACGGATTTGGCCGTTTTTCTTGCGCACAGGCACAATGCTAGATATCCAAGTTGGATATTTCACTTCGCGGATGAAACCAACTTCTATGAGCTTGTTGACTTCTCCTTCAATTGAGGGAATAAGTTCAGGGCGAAAGCGTCGTTGAGCTTGCTTGACTGGACGGCATGTTTTTTTCACTGCCAGGCGGTGTACTGCCACCTTTGGGTCTAACCCTGGCATCTCCTTGTACGTCCATGCGAAGACATCGATGTACTCTTTCAACAACGTGACatagatttcttcatcttcattagaAAGGAGTGTGCTAATGAAGATAGGCCGAGGATTCTCAGGAGTTCCTAGGTCCACCTCCTTTAATTCATCTATTGCAGCTCGTACCCCTTCCTCTAACTCATGGGGTGCTTCTTCTGCATCTTCTCCCTCAATCGGGGTCTCATCACATAAAGTGATGTGGAAAGACGACGCTTCCTCGTCCTGAGGTGGTACTACGTCGTCACTTGAGCCAACGCTTTCCTCATTTTCCCCTTTTTGTACACGAGTGTGTACAATGGTCCGAGGTTGGACTTTCAACACCTCTCCGCATGAGATATGAATATCTGTTTCCCGTCTCATACGAGAAGGAATCATGCTTCTAAGCCTTTTAGAAGATCCCACTTCAGCATGATGACTTGCGTtgtttttcacatcttggacaGTTCCAAGTCGATCATGAATTGACTTTCTTTTGGAGGTTTTAGGATTTGACCCCAATCTATCAAAGACTGAGCGCTGAGACTCCACCTTACCCATTCTCTTGAAGACTGACTTCTTTTTGCCTTTGGCGGGATCGAGTTGTGGATCATACTCACTTTCATCTGTGGAGATACAATTGCTTGCAGCCCTGTTTATAAAGATTCGCACAGGTTTAGGGGGGACATAACCCAAACCTTTGCGTTCATGGGGCTCTTGTTGATTTGCCTTGCCTTTACCCCCGGCTTCGGGGATAAGCTTTCCCAACTTCCGAGGCTCATTAGGATTATAGCCAGCTTTAGCTAGAAGCTTATAAGCGTTAGGGTCAAAACCCTCAGTACGCTTGGTGGGCAAGACTTGGTCCGCTTCATCTATTTTAAGTGTGTCAATTCTTGCAAGCGGG encodes:
- the LOC116029639 gene encoding uncharacterized protein LOC116029639, yielding MALARDGKIELADAGASTNQISITLGRFAPLCTEKEHGGQRKRPLPFTVKHAAGQSSKPQQNDSTSEGKWVIVTHRKKKSEPVRHPMHTVQSWVAKTSANGHARRSKMKGHVKQPRAPVPLAQYMPKGFNLQGAGNISSCLNTNDKQVDAGECSSPKHTEDEEVQMHRAASYSAEITFKDEDLLLGGAPHNRPMFVEGYTRGQKLKRILVDQGSAVNILSLRALKNLGGSSDELAQSRLMIQGFNQGWQRAIGIINLNLRVGGLSSSVVCHVIEARTSYNLLLGRPWIHENGVVPSSWHQCFMYEKNGVTEKVVADESPFAEAESYFADAKFYIRKQVFVEEAQKSNDNPHSQLKSKGKEVVEVDQHPTKLIFPLARIDTLKIDEADQVLPTKRTEGFDPNAYKLLAKAGYNPNEPRKLGKLIPEAGGKGKANQQEPHERKGLGYVPPKPVRIFINRAASNCISTDESEYDPQLDPAKGKKKSVFKRMGKVESQRSVFDRLGSNPKTSKRKSIHDRLGTVQDVKNNASHHAEVGSSKRLRSMIPSRMRRETDIHISCGEVLKVQPRTIVHTRVQKGENEESVGSSDDVVPPQDEEASSFHITLCDETPIEGEDAEEAPHELEEGVRAAIDELKEVDLGTPENPRPIFISTLLSNEDEEIYVTLLKEYIDVFAWTYKEMPGLDPKVAVHRLAVKKTCRPVKQAQRRFRPELIPSIEGEVNKLIEVGFIREVKYPTWISSIVPVRKKNGQIRVCVDFRDLNVACPKDDFPLPITELMIDAVTGHEIMSFMDGSSGYNQIRMAPEDEELTAFRTPKGIYCYKVIPFGLKNAGATYQRAMQTIFDDMLHKMVECYVDDLVVKSKLRADHLGHLRKVFDRLRKFQLKMNPLKCAFGVAAGKFLGFTVRHRGIEIE